The following are encoded in a window of Sphaerisporangium siamense genomic DNA:
- a CDS encoding cobalamin B12-binding domain-containing protein has translation MTTNRPIRVVLAKVGLDGHDVGVNLIAKALTNGGFEVVYLGKRVPTDDIVAAAVAEDADVIGVSCLSGGLGHFTTALIGKLRAGDAADIPVIAGGIDEPDQISRMLDAGVYRYFGPGSSTEDVVAAFAAAGQDGRGA, from the coding sequence GTGACCACTAATCGACCGATCCGCGTGGTGCTGGCCAAGGTGGGCCTGGACGGGCACGACGTGGGCGTCAACCTGATCGCCAAAGCCCTGACCAACGGCGGGTTCGAGGTGGTGTACCTGGGCAAGCGGGTGCCCACCGACGACATCGTCGCGGCCGCCGTCGCGGAGGACGCCGACGTCATCGGCGTCAGCTGCCTCAGCGGCGGTCTGGGGCACTTCACCACCGCGCTGATCGGCAAGCTGCGCGCCGGCGACGCCGCCGACATTCCCGTGATCGCGGGAGGGATCGACGAACCGGACCAGATCAGTAGGATGCTCGACGCGGGTGTGTACCGCTACTTCGGTCCTGGCTCTTCCACCGAGGACGTGGTAGCTGCCTTCGCCGCGGCAGGACAGGACGGCAGGGGAGCGTGA
- a CDS encoding Zn-ribbon domain-containing OB-fold protein, translated as MDLAAALDRAPTGERPRFDVAAGALVGGRCADCGTTAWPARAVCHRCGGADVRLGAFARSGTLVSCTRVMVPRPGLETPYVLGQVRLDDGPVVFGQILGLDDSEAVPCPVTVRVSAARYWFTPDSEPGRPEDDAGLHAPTDERQT; from the coding sequence ATGGACCTAGCGGCAGCACTCGACCGCGCCCCGACCGGCGAGCGCCCGCGATTCGATGTCGCGGCCGGCGCGCTGGTCGGGGGGCGCTGCGCGGACTGCGGGACCACGGCGTGGCCGGCCCGCGCGGTGTGCCATCGCTGCGGTGGCGCGGACGTGCGGCTCGGCGCCTTCGCCCGCAGCGGCACGCTGGTGAGCTGCACTCGCGTCATGGTGCCGCGCCCCGGGCTGGAGACGCCGTACGTGCTCGGCCAGGTGCGACTCGACGACGGGCCGGTGGTGTTCGGTCAGATCCTCGGGCTGGACGATTCGGAGGCGGTGCCCTGCCCGGTCACCGTGCGGGTGAGCGCGGCCCGGTACTGGTTCACCCCCGATTCCGAGCCGGGCCGGCCGGAGGATGACGCGGGCTTGCACGCGCCGACCGACGAGCGGCAGACTTGA
- a CDS encoding carbon-nitrogen hydrolase family protein, producing MKENVQVSLVQFSSEMLAPERNAERMAELVLAEAGRHHAELVVFPELSNTGYVRSARDDDYARRLYAASETVPGPTTERLAAAARQSGAHVVAGISQRHPRIPELLYNAAVLIDPSGAIVGVQHKVHACRDEKEYYVPGDRVATYPTALGRIGLQLCYDVRFPELARVQALDGAEIILSLWAAAVQPGRVPEGSIIARCATRAMENALFFAGCNRTGTDDGQVFFGHSAIAGPDGSTLAASGSDREESVRATLVAERLSAQRRYLTLFRDRRPDLYAPITAPLSDPATTLTGKAST from the coding sequence GTGAAGGAGAACGTACAGGTCTCGCTCGTGCAGTTCAGCAGCGAGATGCTCGCGCCGGAACGCAACGCCGAGCGGATGGCCGAGCTGGTGCTCGCCGAAGCGGGCCGGCACCACGCCGAGCTCGTGGTCTTCCCCGAGCTGAGCAACACCGGCTACGTGCGGTCCGCGCGCGACGACGACTATGCCCGCCGCCTCTACGCCGCGTCCGAGACGGTGCCCGGCCCGACCACCGAGCGGCTCGCCGCCGCGGCCCGGCAGTCCGGGGCGCACGTGGTGGCCGGGATCTCGCAGCGGCACCCGCGGATCCCCGAACTGTTGTACAACGCCGCCGTGCTGATCGATCCGAGCGGGGCGATCGTCGGCGTGCAGCACAAGGTGCACGCCTGCCGGGACGAGAAGGAGTACTACGTGCCCGGCGACCGCGTCGCCACCTACCCCACCGCGCTCGGCCGGATCGGGCTCCAGCTCTGCTACGACGTCCGGTTCCCCGAACTGGCCCGCGTCCAGGCGCTCGACGGCGCCGAGATCATCCTGTCGCTGTGGGCGGCCGCCGTGCAGCCGGGCCGGGTGCCCGAAGGCAGCATCATCGCCCGCTGCGCGACCCGGGCGATGGAGAACGCGCTCTTCTTCGCCGGCTGCAACCGGACCGGCACCGACGACGGCCAGGTCTTCTTCGGGCACAGCGCGATCGCCGGCCCGGACGGCAGCACCCTCGCCGCCTCGGGCAGCGATCGCGAGGAGAGCGTCCGCGCCACCCTGGTGGCCGAGCGGCTGTCGGCGCAGCGCCGCTACCTGACCCTGTTCCGCGACCGCCGCCCGGACCTGTACGCACCGATCACCGCGCCGCTGTCGGACCCGGCCACGACGCTGACGGGGAAGGCCTCGACATGA
- a CDS encoding methylmalonyl-CoA mutase family protein produces the protein MDDGKAGLGEVPTRANDGEVPIRRRYGGGGSAALEQWAGRLATSPGPYRPRFMVYSGLGTPDMTARRLAILQDLGAESFLLAADLPSQLGFDPDHELAHAQVGRAGVSCTTLADFAEICSELDLTRVDSVGLLANSIGHIGLGMVHCVLTDAGADQVRLVMQNDPLKEFTARGTEIFTPEQAVRIACDCVAFAIDNRLPGAALTVCSNHLDVAGAGPVVATAMAFANAQVYLDELVGRGYAVRDALPHMMFFLNERSDLYVSAALFRTARTVWAELVEQRYGLPVGEQPAMTLMGYAHGLESADEPLVNVPRITLAVLGSMLGGVDYLCASAYDEALRIPSVDAAALALRTMEVVAYEHGAMASVDPLAGSHKLAELDEHVAAGIRAELERIDEHGGGLAALHDGYISARIDELRGARQRQLAEGERAMVGANLLRSPHGPKLFSGNSTGEVGFAQVERTARDRVAAHRRDRDDHVVRSALDGVRAAAATTGNLVPPTIAALRAGATSQEIIEATSRGFAQ, from the coding sequence ATGGACGACGGCAAGGCCGGCCTCGGCGAGGTGCCGACCCGGGCCAACGATGGCGAGGTGCCGATCCGGCGCAGATACGGCGGCGGCGGCTCGGCCGCGCTGGAACAGTGGGCCGGCCGGCTCGCCACGTCCCCCGGGCCGTACCGTCCCCGGTTCATGGTCTACTCCGGGCTCGGCACCCCGGACATGACCGCCCGGCGGCTGGCGATCCTTCAGGACCTGGGAGCCGAATCGTTCCTGCTGGCCGCGGACCTGCCCTCCCAGCTGGGCTTCGATCCCGACCATGAGCTGGCGCACGCCCAGGTCGGTCGCGCCGGGGTCTCCTGCACGACGCTGGCGGACTTCGCCGAGATCTGCTCCGAGCTGGACCTCACCCGCGTGGACAGCGTCGGGCTGCTGGCCAACTCGATCGGGCACATCGGGCTCGGCATGGTGCACTGCGTGCTGACCGACGCCGGGGCCGACCAGGTGCGCCTGGTGATGCAGAACGACCCGCTCAAGGAGTTCACCGCGCGCGGCACGGAGATCTTCACGCCCGAGCAGGCGGTGCGCATCGCCTGCGACTGCGTCGCCTTCGCCATCGACAACCGGTTGCCCGGCGCGGCGCTGACCGTGTGCTCGAACCACCTCGACGTCGCCGGCGCCGGGCCGGTCGTCGCGACCGCGATGGCCTTCGCCAACGCCCAGGTCTACCTGGACGAGCTGGTCGGCCGCGGCTACGCGGTGCGCGACGCGCTCCCCCACATGATGTTCTTCCTCAACGAGCGAAGCGACCTCTACGTCTCCGCGGCGCTGTTCCGCACCGCCCGGACGGTGTGGGCCGAGCTGGTCGAACAGCGCTACGGCCTGCCGGTCGGCGAGCAGCCGGCGATGACCTTGATGGGCTACGCGCACGGGCTGGAGTCGGCGGACGAACCGCTGGTCAACGTCCCGCGGATAACCCTGGCCGTGCTCGGTTCGATGCTCGGCGGCGTCGACTACCTGTGCGCCAGCGCCTACGACGAGGCGCTGCGCATCCCGTCCGTCGACGCGGCGGCGTTGGCGCTGCGCACCATGGAGGTGGTGGCCTACGAGCACGGCGCGATGGCCAGCGTGGACCCGCTCGCGGGCAGCCACAAGCTCGCCGAGCTGGACGAGCACGTCGCGGCGGGCATCAGGGCCGAACTGGAGCGCATCGACGAGCACGGCGGCGGCCTGGCGGCGTTGCACGACGGCTACATCAGCGCCCGCATCGACGAACTGCGCGGCGCCCGGCAACGTCAGCTGGCCGAGGGCGAGCGGGCGATGGTGGGCGCCAACCTGCTGCGCAGCCCGCACGGCCCGAAGCTGTTCAGCGGCAACAGCACCGGGGAGGTCGGCTTCGCCCAGGTCGAGAGGACCGCCAGGGACCGGGTGGCCGCGCACCGCCGCGACCGCGACGACCATGTGGTCCGCTCGGCGTTGGACGGGGTGCGGGCCGCGGCCGCCACCACCGGCAACCTGGTCCCGCCGACCATCGCGGCGTTGCGGGCGGGGGCCACCTCGCAAGAGATCATCGAGGCCACCAGCCGGGGGTTCGCCCAGTGA
- a CDS encoding amidase, translated as MRQDEVVRASAGDLVAAYRGGRVSPVEVTRAVLERIRRDNPELRAYCLVDEDGALVQAEASHRRWRRGQALGPLDGVPTSIKDLFLTAGWPTRRGSRRVDADQPWTVDSPVAARLREAGAVLLGKTTTPEFGWKAVTDNPIDGVTRNPIDPSLTAGGSSGGSGAALAAGMGALSVATDAAGSTRIPAAFCGVVGLKPTYGRIPLYPGSDLGWLGCAGPMARTVGDVAALLDVLAAPDDRDPNAMPAPTGSYRAGMRRPVRGLRAAYSPTLGYARVDPEVAKVVEAAVAALDDAGVVVQAVDPPFSDPLDVFTVLWSTGMAPLLHSQLGGSPDGIDQGLAELIEQGSRYSVTDYLAARRAALGIGTAMGAFHRDYDVLLTPTVPIEPFAAGHDVPPGSDARSWLEWTPFTLPFSLSQQPALSVPAGMTSRGLPVGLQIVAARHAEDLVLAVGAAVEEALGSTVGPTR; from the coding sequence ATGCGGCAAGACGAGGTGGTGCGTGCCTCGGCCGGTGATCTGGTCGCGGCATATCGCGGCGGCCGGGTGAGCCCCGTCGAGGTGACGCGGGCCGTGCTCGAACGCATCAGGCGCGACAACCCGGAGCTGCGCGCCTACTGCCTGGTGGACGAGGACGGCGCCCTCGTCCAGGCCGAGGCGTCCCACCGGCGGTGGCGGCGTGGCCAGGCTCTCGGCCCGCTGGACGGGGTGCCGACATCGATCAAGGACCTGTTCCTCACCGCCGGCTGGCCGACCCGGCGCGGCTCACGGCGCGTCGACGCCGACCAGCCGTGGACGGTGGACAGCCCGGTCGCGGCGCGGTTGCGCGAGGCGGGTGCCGTGCTGCTGGGCAAGACCACCACCCCGGAGTTCGGGTGGAAGGCGGTCACCGACAACCCCATCGACGGGGTGACCAGGAACCCGATCGATCCCAGTTTGACCGCGGGGGGATCCAGCGGCGGCAGCGGCGCCGCCCTCGCCGCCGGGATGGGGGCGCTCTCGGTGGCGACCGACGCGGCCGGCTCGACCCGCATCCCGGCCGCGTTCTGCGGGGTCGTCGGCCTCAAGCCGACCTACGGCCGCATCCCCCTTTACCCGGGCAGCGACCTCGGGTGGCTCGGGTGCGCCGGGCCGATGGCGCGGACGGTCGGCGACGTCGCGGCCCTTCTCGACGTGCTGGCCGCCCCGGACGACCGCGACCCGAACGCGATGCCGGCGCCCACCGGCTCGTACCGCGCCGGGATGCGCCGGCCGGTGCGCGGGCTGCGCGCCGCCTACTCCCCCACGCTGGGGTACGCGCGGGTCGACCCCGAGGTCGCGAAGGTGGTCGAGGCCGCGGTGGCGGCCCTGGACGATGCCGGCGTCGTGGTCCAGGCGGTCGATCCGCCGTTCTCCGACCCGCTGGACGTGTTCACCGTGCTGTGGTCGACCGGCATGGCGCCGCTGCTGCATTCGCAACTGGGCGGTTCACCAGACGGTATCGATCAAGGCTTGGCGGAGCTGATCGAGCAGGGCTCCCGTTACTCGGTCACCGACTATCTCGCCGCGCGCCGGGCCGCGCTCGGCATCGGTACCGCGATGGGCGCGTTCCACCGCGACTACGACGTGCTGCTCACCCCGACGGTGCCGATCGAGCCGTTCGCGGCCGGTCACGACGTACCACCAGGCAGCGATGCGCGCAGTTGGCTGGAGTGGACGCCCTTCACCTTGCCGTTCAGCCTGTCCCAGCAACCGGCGCTCAGCGTCCCGGCCGGCATGACGTCCCGTGGCCTGCCGGTGGGGTTGCAGATCGTCGCGGCCCGGCACGCCGAGGACCTGGTGCTGGCCGTCGGCGCCGCAGTCGAGGAGGCGCTCGGGTCCACGGTGGGCCCGACCAGATGA
- a CDS encoding thiolase family protein, whose translation MAEDVMVAGVGMHPFGRYLDSSLKDLVRVAGLRALLDAGIGPKDVQMVYSSNAMAGMLQGQEMVRGQTVLREIGIEGVPVVNVENACAGGSTAFAQAVMAIRSGAADVVLAIGFEKMFVADRSRTLDALESAADLDVVAGLGIQFTAVYGLRLRLRLADGSITRRDLAEVSVKSHANGARNPYAQHQVTVTAEQVLESRCIADPLTLLMCSSICDGAAAVVLARGGVLPRSERPAVRVLASASGSGFTLDPAGGPSGADLCARRAYEQAGIGPGDVDVAEVHDAMAPAELLYAEALGFCPPGEGGRFFRSGATALDGSLPINPSGGLASRGHPVGATGLAQLAELTWQLRGEAGDRQVRRPRIALAQNSGGWLEGESAAVNVHLLERMRPWT comes from the coding sequence ATGGCTGAGGACGTGATGGTCGCCGGCGTGGGCATGCACCCGTTCGGCCGGTATCTCGACAGCTCCCTCAAGGACCTGGTCCGGGTGGCCGGGTTGCGCGCGCTGCTCGACGCCGGCATCGGGCCGAAGGACGTGCAGATGGTGTACTCCTCCAACGCGATGGCCGGCATGCTGCAGGGCCAGGAGATGGTGCGCGGGCAGACGGTGCTGCGCGAGATCGGGATCGAGGGCGTGCCGGTCGTCAACGTCGAGAACGCCTGCGCGGGCGGCTCGACCGCGTTCGCCCAGGCCGTCATGGCGATCCGGTCCGGCGCGGCCGACGTCGTGCTGGCGATCGGCTTCGAGAAGATGTTCGTCGCCGACCGTTCCCGGACGCTGGACGCGCTGGAGTCGGCCGCCGACCTCGACGTCGTCGCCGGTCTCGGCATCCAGTTCACCGCCGTGTACGGGCTGCGGCTGCGGCTGCGGCTGGCCGACGGGTCGATCACCCGGCGGGACCTGGCCGAGGTCTCGGTGAAGAGCCACGCGAACGGCGCCCGTAACCCGTACGCCCAGCACCAGGTGACGGTCACCGCGGAACAGGTGCTGGAGTCGCGGTGCATCGCCGATCCGCTCACCTTGCTGATGTGCAGTTCGATCTGCGACGGCGCGGCGGCCGTGGTGCTGGCACGCGGCGGGGTACTGCCGCGGTCCGAGCGCCCGGCGGTGCGCGTCCTGGCCTCGGCCTCGGGGTCCGGCTTCACCCTGGACCCGGCCGGCGGCCCGTCGGGCGCGGACCTCTGCGCGCGACGCGCCTACGAACAGGCGGGGATCGGGCCTGGCGACGTCGATGTCGCCGAGGTTCACGACGCCATGGCGCCGGCCGAACTGCTCTACGCGGAGGCGTTGGGCTTCTGCCCCCCCGGTGAGGGAGGCCGGTTCTTCCGCAGCGGCGCGACCGCCCTGGACGGCAGCCTGCCGATCAATCCCAGCGGCGGGCTGGCCTCGCGCGGGCATCCGGTCGGGGCCACCGGGCTGGCGCAGCTCGCCGAGCTGACCTGGCAGTTGCGCGGCGAGGCCGGCGACCGGCAGGTTCGGCGTCCGCGCATCGCGCTGGCGCAGAACAGCGGCGGCTGGCTGGAAGGAGAGTCGGCCGCGGTCAACGTACACCTTCTGGAACGGATGCGACCATGGACCTAG
- a CDS encoding branched-chain amino acid ABC transporter permease, which produces MQVLANGLALGAIYALVASCLLLIFGILEIPDFALGGRIMVGGYAGYFVADTLGLHYWIAVIAAALAAGVMGVISELAVYRWLRNTPSPLLSGFIGALVLLTATEITAQLLFTADFRKLPSPYESHILEFAGIRITEQRLLAGVVALVLIAALHGYLRGTRGGRAMRATLEDRRGAEIVGISPKKMAIIAMLLGSCLAGVAGALLGPMYLVYPTMGDNILIKGLIVIVLAGMRSSLGAISAALLLGIAESFGASYLSVGFSDAYAFIFLIIALMVRPNGLFTKSVLVR; this is translated from the coding sequence ATGCAAGTCCTCGCTAACGGGCTGGCGCTCGGAGCGATCTACGCTCTCGTCGCGTCCTGCCTGTTGCTGATCTTCGGGATCCTTGAGATTCCCGACTTCGCCCTGGGCGGCCGAATCATGGTCGGCGGCTACGCGGGCTACTTCGTCGCCGACACCCTGGGCCTGCACTACTGGATCGCGGTCATCGCCGCCGCGCTGGCCGCCGGGGTGATGGGCGTGATCAGCGAACTCGCCGTCTACCGATGGCTGCGCAACACGCCCAGCCCCCTGCTGAGCGGATTCATCGGGGCACTGGTGCTCCTCACCGCGACCGAGATAACGGCGCAGCTCCTGTTCACCGCCGACTTCCGCAAGCTTCCGAGCCCGTACGAGTCGCACATCCTGGAGTTCGCCGGTATCCGGATCACCGAGCAGCGGTTGCTGGCCGGGGTCGTCGCGCTCGTCCTGATCGCCGCGTTGCACGGCTATCTCCGGGGAACACGGGGTGGCCGAGCCATGCGGGCGACGCTGGAGGACCGGCGCGGGGCCGAGATCGTGGGCATCTCGCCGAAGAAGATGGCCATCATCGCCATGCTGCTCGGGAGCTGCCTGGCCGGTGTCGCCGGCGCCCTGCTCGGGCCGATGTACCTGGTCTATCCGACCATGGGCGACAACATCCTGATCAAGGGCCTGATCGTCATCGTGCTGGCCGGCATGCGCAGCAGCCTCGGCGCGATCAGTGCCGCACTGCTGCTGGGCATCGCCGAGAGCTTCGGAGCGAGCTACCTGAGCGTGGGCTTCTCGGACGCGTACGCCTTCATCTTCTTGATCATTGCCCTGATGGTGCGGCCCAACGGGCTGTTTACGAAGAGCGTATTGGTGCGGTGA
- a CDS encoding AMP-binding protein, with the protein MKRGTVLDIAYLLRRAARMYQDVLAVDDGRTARTHAQLIRRGERLANGLDRLGVPPGAAVGILSGNRTEYVEADVALALGRRVRVALNARLHLDDFRYMTADAGLAALFYSAEFEEHAATLADELGVLPIAFDAAADGPSQGHTIESLVADAPAAARVRDTDPEGIAWISYTSGTTGRPKGVMLSHQAIREVALNLLLELGPVVPGEQIVLTQPISHGAGYFVLPYLMSGAGVHVMRQFDPEQVWRLSRNPAMRTLKAVPAMLEAILAAEPSAGRAADWGFESIVYGASGIAPALLNLAVERFGATLVQDYGQSEAPVTITCLQKRDHLDPSARLSAGRPWRSVAVEIRDGDGAPLGPGELGEVYVQGKHLMHGYHGKPAETGEVLRDGWLRTKDLAITDERGFVFLRGRRDEMINTGGFNVAPREVEDVLATFRNVEEVVVLGMPDERWGDAVTAVVRPSAGAQLDVEELLAFARPRLGIRVPRRVAVWSRIPRNAYGKVDRNAIRAALDGSGQSAESVHG; encoded by the coding sequence ATGAAACGAGGGACTGTTCTGGACATCGCGTACCTACTGCGCAGAGCCGCCCGGATGTACCAGGACGTGCTCGCGGTCGACGACGGCCGGACCGCCCGCACCCACGCGCAGCTGATCCGGCGAGGCGAACGCCTGGCGAACGGGCTGGACCGCTTGGGCGTCCCGCCCGGCGCGGCGGTCGGCATCCTGTCCGGGAACCGCACGGAATACGTGGAGGCGGACGTCGCCCTGGCTCTCGGGCGGCGGGTGCGTGTCGCGCTCAACGCGCGGCTGCACCTGGACGACTTCCGCTACATGACCGCGGACGCGGGCCTGGCCGCGCTGTTCTACTCGGCGGAGTTCGAGGAGCACGCCGCGACGCTGGCCGACGAGCTGGGTGTGCTGCCCATCGCCTTCGACGCCGCCGCCGACGGACCGAGCCAGGGACACACCATCGAGTCCCTGGTCGCGGACGCGCCGGCCGCCGCCCGGGTCCGCGACACCGACCCCGAGGGCATCGCCTGGATCTCCTACACCTCCGGCACGACGGGCCGCCCCAAGGGGGTCATGCTCTCCCACCAGGCGATCCGGGAGGTCGCCCTCAACCTGCTCCTCGAACTCGGCCCGGTCGTCCCGGGCGAGCAGATCGTGCTCACCCAACCCATCTCCCACGGCGCCGGATACTTCGTGCTGCCGTACCTGATGTCCGGCGCGGGCGTCCATGTCATGCGGCAGTTCGATCCCGAACAGGTGTGGCGGCTCTCGCGGAACCCGGCCATGCGCACGCTGAAAGCCGTGCCGGCCATGCTGGAGGCCATTCTGGCCGCCGAGCCGTCCGCCGGACGCGCCGCCGACTGGGGTTTCGAGTCCATCGTGTACGGCGCGTCCGGCATCGCCCCGGCGCTGCTGAACCTCGCGGTGGAGCGCTTCGGCGCCACACTCGTGCAGGACTACGGCCAGTCCGAGGCGCCGGTCACCATCACGTGCCTGCAGAAGCGCGACCACCTCGATCCGTCGGCGCGGCTGTCGGCCGGCCGGCCCTGGCGCAGCGTCGCGGTGGAGATCCGCGACGGCGACGGGGCACCGCTGGGCCCCGGCGAACTGGGCGAGGTCTACGTGCAGGGCAAGCATCTGATGCACGGCTATCACGGCAAGCCGGCCGAGACCGGCGAGGTGCTGCGCGACGGCTGGCTGCGCACCAAGGACCTCGCGATCACCGACGAACGCGGCTTCGTGTTCCTGCGCGGGCGCCGCGACGAAATGATCAACACAGGAGGGTTCAACGTGGCGCCGCGTGAGGTCGAGGACGTCCTGGCGACCTTCAGGAACGTGGAGGAGGTCGTGGTGCTGGGCATGCCGGACGAGCGCTGGGGGGACGCGGTGACCGCGGTGGTGCGCCCCTCCGCGGGCGCCCAGCTCGACGTCGAAGAGCTGCTGGCGTTCGCCCGGCCGCGCCTGGGCATCCGCGTGCCCCGACGCGTGGCCGTCTGGTCGCGGATTCCCCGCAACGCCTACGGCAAGGTGGACCGCAACGCCATCCGCGCGGCCCTGGACGGGTCCGGCCAGTCGGCGGAGTCGGTCCATGGCTGA
- a CDS encoding IclR family transcriptional regulator, producing the protein MSAYETDEEPSSATGTEGQGVAPVRSVARAVDILLVLGDGPGQLSEISAAAVLSKATTYRILTTLKNKGMVLQAPSGEYRLGPGCFRMMSGLIDLRAGFPFDAEADLKALRAATGETITVHVRAGLSRVCIEELPSPQPIRYTAGLGVATGIHVGSAGKVLLAFLPPDELENVLRTIDLRPMTPSTITDIEVLRQELDSVRRRGTAYSAGERVVGAVGVSAPVLDDRGNPVAALSVLSPASRVNDDRRREFERLVARTGEDISKRIHTR; encoded by the coding sequence ATGAGCGCGTACGAAACCGACGAAGAGCCGTCCTCGGCCACCGGGACGGAGGGGCAGGGCGTCGCCCCTGTCCGCTCGGTCGCACGAGCCGTGGACATCCTGCTGGTCCTCGGCGACGGCCCCGGGCAGCTGAGCGAGATCAGCGCGGCGGCCGTGCTGTCCAAGGCCACCACCTACCGCATCCTGACGACCCTGAAGAACAAGGGCATGGTGCTGCAGGCTCCCAGTGGCGAGTACCGGCTCGGTCCTGGCTGCTTCCGCATGATGTCCGGCCTCATCGACCTCCGGGCCGGGTTCCCGTTCGACGCGGAGGCCGACCTGAAGGCGCTACGCGCCGCGACCGGAGAGACGATCACGGTGCACGTGCGCGCGGGTCTGTCCCGCGTGTGCATCGAGGAGCTGCCGAGCCCCCAGCCGATCCGCTACACCGCCGGGCTCGGCGTGGCCACGGGCATCCACGTCGGGTCGGCCGGCAAGGTGCTGCTGGCGTTCCTGCCGCCCGACGAGCTCGAGAACGTGCTGCGCACCATCGATCTGCGGCCGATGACGCCGAGCACGATCACCGACATCGAGGTGCTGCGCCAGGAGCTCGATTCGGTGCGCCGGCGCGGGACGGCGTACAGCGCGGGCGAGCGGGTCGTCGGCGCGGTGGGCGTCAGCGCGCCGGTGCTCGACGATCGCGGCAACCCGGTCGCGGCCCTGAGCGTGCTCTCCCCCGCGTCCCGCGTCAACGACGACCGCCGCCGCGAGTTCGAAAGGCTGGTGGCCCGCACCGGCGAGGACATTTCCAAGCGTATTCACACCCGCTAG
- a CDS encoding ABC transporter substrate-binding protein, with translation MKKRAISCGLILGVLGSLTACGGSGSGGDDDPIKIGIITPLTGNAAAYGSGFWQGVQAAEEEINKAGGILVNGKRHKLQATVCDDQFVPSKSVSCGQKLSESLMIYTPATQSSFPLMGFNQKDGFVLMSTSQTPTFTSQGNKLVVRSTYNLERQIPDLARLVGEYAKKENLTLKSVAIMEVGSDFGPAFTETFSKAWKASGGSITGTASYDTVTTDLTSQLTSLLRGNPDAIAITTVCQSAALVMDQARHLGFKGTFINAVCGGGPGMTKYMSNSEIVGSNVSAVKTNAFDSIPVVGAFHKKYSDEKYKSAIEQQILAFGYFGIDWFAKAVSVAGTTSDAAKVHAAMEPALQELQPNVLGITKFFPDTGDIEMTTYLAQTQPDGKSFDPLAGQN, from the coding sequence ATGAAGAAACGCGCGATCAGCTGTGGGCTGATCCTCGGCGTTCTCGGTTCGCTCACCGCGTGCGGCGGCAGCGGGAGCGGCGGGGACGACGACCCGATTAAGATCGGGATCATCACTCCGCTCACCGGCAACGCGGCAGCGTACGGAAGCGGATTCTGGCAGGGTGTCCAGGCCGCCGAGGAAGAGATCAACAAGGCCGGCGGAATCCTCGTCAACGGAAAACGTCACAAGTTGCAGGCGACCGTCTGCGACGACCAGTTCGTGCCGTCCAAGTCCGTTTCCTGCGGACAGAAGCTCAGCGAATCGCTGATGATCTACACGCCGGCCACCCAGTCGTCGTTCCCGCTGATGGGCTTCAATCAGAAGGACGGCTTCGTTCTGATGTCGACCTCCCAGACGCCGACGTTCACCTCGCAGGGCAACAAGCTGGTGGTGCGCTCCACCTACAACCTGGAGCGGCAGATCCCCGACCTGGCCCGCCTGGTCGGCGAGTACGCCAAGAAGGAGAATCTCACGCTGAAGTCGGTCGCGATCATGGAGGTCGGCAGCGACTTCGGGCCGGCGTTCACGGAAACCTTCTCCAAGGCATGGAAGGCGAGCGGGGGCTCCATCACCGGCACCGCTTCCTATGACACCGTGACAACGGACCTCACGAGCCAGCTCACGAGTTTGTTGCGGGGTAATCCGGACGCGATAGCCATCACCACGGTCTGCCAGTCGGCTGCCCTGGTGATGGATCAGGCCCGGCACCTGGGATTCAAGGGGACGTTCATCAACGCGGTGTGCGGCGGTGGGCCCGGAATGACCAAGTACATGAGCAACAGCGAAATCGTGGGCAGCAATGTCTCCGCGGTGAAGACCAACGCCTTCGACAGCATTCCGGTGGTCGGGGCGTTCCACAAGAAATACAGCGACGAGAAGTACAAATCGGCCATCGAACAGCAGATTCTCGCGTTCGGCTACTTCGGGATCGATTGGTTCGCCAAGGCGGTGAGCGTCGCGGGAACGACGAGCGACGCCGCCAAGGTGCACGCGGCGATGGAACCCGCGCTGCAGGAGCTGCAGCCCAACGTCCTGGGTATCACCAAGTTCTTCCCGGACACCGGCGACATTGAAATGACGACCTATCTGGCCCAGACACAACCGGATGGTAAATCGTTCGACCCGCTGGCCGGCCAGAACTAG